One window from the genome of Candidatus Didemnitutus sp. encodes:
- a CDS encoding O-antigen ligase family protein, with translation MPPSRPPRAQPPEPLSPVEKLLVAQTLAVVIASSWLGGGRAAGALALSLALVALTLPLWLLARRENLRPHWCALLPAGLWVVFVGLALLNPSHVVGADGAWHERAGWLHWLPTTADRAHAIAGALPWLTALVQGAALAGLPLSSRAGRVLWSGIALNGFALATVGAGFHFLGADRMLGAFDVPEPTYFFATFYYKNHWAAYGALGGIAGATLAALAWPAALAGQPAARGRVFFFGSTALLTLCTLPLPGSRAGLLLAAAIVAGFAVWASAHLSKSVGARSRRWGMALLAALVLAVAGFVARFYLERGRTDFARTQQQLARHAAGGMLDLRVELTRDTWHMAQARPWFGWGVGCYEIVFPVFQGGYLRDANGRSTARFEFAHNDWLQILAENGWFGAALLLGAAGAAAVRNWREAGAAGRLALAGASLLLLYAWIDFPFHNPAVLLLWTVLVVTAGRLQRRASEQSARTVSSR, from the coding sequence GTGCCGCCGTCTCGCCCGCCCCGCGCCCAACCGCCCGAGCCGCTCTCACCGGTCGAGAAGCTGCTGGTCGCGCAAACCCTCGCGGTCGTCATCGCATCCTCCTGGCTCGGCGGCGGACGCGCCGCGGGCGCCCTCGCACTCTCGCTCGCGCTCGTCGCCCTCACGCTGCCTCTGTGGCTTCTGGCGCGCCGCGAGAATCTCCGGCCGCACTGGTGCGCGCTCCTGCCCGCCGGACTCTGGGTCGTCTTCGTCGGGCTCGCGCTCCTGAACCCGAGCCACGTCGTCGGCGCGGACGGCGCCTGGCACGAGCGTGCCGGTTGGTTGCACTGGCTTCCCACCACGGCGGATCGCGCGCACGCCATCGCCGGCGCGCTGCCCTGGCTAACCGCGCTCGTGCAAGGCGCCGCGCTCGCGGGGTTGCCGCTGTCCAGCCGCGCCGGGCGCGTGCTCTGGAGCGGCATCGCGCTCAACGGCTTCGCGCTCGCGACGGTCGGCGCCGGTTTTCATTTCCTCGGTGCCGACCGGATGCTCGGCGCGTTCGACGTCCCGGAACCGACGTATTTCTTCGCGACCTTCTACTACAAGAACCACTGGGCCGCCTACGGCGCGCTCGGCGGCATCGCCGGCGCCACTCTCGCCGCGCTCGCGTGGCCGGCGGCGCTCGCCGGACAACCCGCGGCGCGCGGCCGCGTCTTTTTTTTCGGCAGCACCGCGCTGCTGACACTGTGCACGCTACCGCTGCCCGGTTCGCGCGCCGGCTTGCTGCTCGCGGCGGCGATCGTCGCCGGCTTCGCGGTCTGGGCGTCGGCCCACTTGTCCAAGAGCGTCGGAGCGCGCAGCCGGCGTTGGGGCATGGCACTGCTCGCCGCACTCGTCCTGGCCGTCGCCGGATTCGTCGCCCGGTTCTACCTCGAGCGCGGACGCACCGACTTCGCGCGCACGCAACAGCAGCTCGCGCGGCACGCGGCCGGCGGCATGCTCGATCTGCGCGTCGAACTCACACGCGACACATGGCACATGGCGCAGGCCCGTCCGTGGTTCGGCTGGGGCGTCGGCTGCTACGAGATCGTCTTCCCGGTTTTCCAGGGCGGTTACCTGCGCGATGCGAACGGACGCTCGACCGCGCGTTTCGAATTCGCGCACAACGACTGGCTGCAAATTCTCGCCGAGAATGGCTGGTTCGGCGCGGCCCTGCTGCTCGGCGCGGCCGGCGCGGCGGCGGTTCGGAACTGGCGCGAGGCCGGAGCCGCCGGGCGCCTTGCGCTGGCGGGCGCGAGCCTGCTGCTGCTCTATGCGTGGATCGATTTCCCGTTCCACAATCCCGCGGTGCTTCTTCTCTGGACCGTGCTGGTCGTCACGGCGGGCCGGCTGCAACGCCGCGCGAGCGAACAATCCGCCCGCACAGTGTCGTCCCGCTGA
- a CDS encoding polysaccharide biosynthesis tyrosine autokinase, whose translation MPRSGTSQPAKKNPATPGAAPLSVDLRQSIIVLRTHLWVAAALTLIACSVLAWQQLSQPKLFSAEASLFFERPNRLPEMREMSEAPLGELQISTRLEQLRSIELAQRVAESFTPEESALVLGSDATRGEGATARVDSRRGGLAGFLRGAVTAKRRPETMLLVVSAVHTDPQAAALIANRYAESFVRYVLERSLAGNDAALVFLRERAEEMRKKVEATERDLQDYRQRFHLVSLEANQNIIVDNLKTLNASATAARVARLAVEARLAQAEDLLKRDATAEQLASATGYESLADLAKRLADLQAKRAVMAERYGRRHPAMQDSSREIEALQKLRDERVQSAIASLRDQADKARVVEKQLTEQLAEAEKEALHLDEIGVEYNTLRRAAETNRQTYSQVLARLNDATMSAQLSGANFKISEMARPPAAPFSPNLRRTLMLTAMLGLAIFFGYPFTVELFFGRIRSVTDVEHFLGVDVLGEIGSVRPGDDGERAQLVRAEQNEAATEQFRALYSQLMLSSRIDPPKTLLVTSTLPGEGKSFIAANLAQLFVAHGRRVLLIDGDFRRPVQHRNFSLPNNAGTLAWLGQNRPVGPEMLRDAALGIAEVAPGLHLLRTGGSSRKATELLSAELLPRLIEELQRHYDVLIIDTPPAGVFPDAVAFTKLCHELVFVCRFNTVSRQAVRGVLARFRQAGIEVPGVVLNAMPTGFGGAAYYYGYGYHQAKRYAKAYSKKDDESA comes from the coding sequence ATGCCTCGCTCCGGCACCTCGCAACCCGCCAAGAAGAACCCCGCGACTCCGGGGGCCGCGCCGCTCAGCGTGGACCTGCGCCAGAGCATCATCGTGCTTCGCACCCACCTGTGGGTCGCCGCGGCGCTGACGCTGATCGCCTGCTCGGTCCTCGCCTGGCAGCAATTGAGCCAGCCGAAACTTTTCTCGGCCGAGGCGTCGCTGTTTTTCGAGCGGCCGAATCGTTTGCCGGAAATGCGGGAGATGTCGGAGGCGCCATTGGGCGAACTGCAAATCTCGACGCGCCTCGAACAGCTGCGCAGCATCGAACTCGCCCAACGCGTCGCCGAATCCTTCACGCCGGAGGAGAGCGCGCTCGTGCTCGGCAGTGACGCGACTCGCGGCGAAGGTGCGACCGCGCGCGTCGACTCGCGTCGCGGTGGCCTGGCCGGTTTCCTGCGCGGTGCGGTCACGGCCAAGCGCCGGCCGGAGACGATGCTGCTGGTCGTTTCCGCTGTGCACACCGACCCGCAGGCCGCGGCGCTCATCGCGAATCGTTACGCGGAGAGCTTCGTTCGCTACGTCCTGGAACGCAGCCTGGCGGGCAACGATGCCGCACTGGTGTTCCTCCGGGAGCGGGCCGAGGAGATGCGCAAGAAAGTCGAGGCGACCGAGCGCGACCTGCAGGACTACCGCCAGCGCTTCCATCTCGTTTCCCTCGAGGCCAACCAAAACATCATCGTCGACAACCTCAAGACGCTCAATGCGAGCGCCACCGCGGCCCGCGTGGCCCGGTTGGCCGTCGAGGCCCGTCTTGCCCAGGCCGAGGATTTGCTGAAACGCGACGCGACCGCCGAGCAACTCGCCTCCGCGACCGGCTACGAGAGCCTCGCCGATCTCGCCAAGCGCCTCGCCGATCTCCAGGCGAAGCGCGCCGTCATGGCCGAGCGCTATGGCCGCCGGCACCCGGCGATGCAGGATTCCAGCCGTGAAATCGAAGCACTGCAAAAACTGCGCGACGAGCGCGTCCAATCGGCCATCGCCAGCCTGCGCGACCAGGCCGACAAGGCCCGAGTGGTCGAGAAACAACTTACCGAGCAGCTGGCCGAGGCCGAGAAGGAGGCGCTGCATCTCGATGAGATCGGCGTCGAATACAACACGCTGCGCCGCGCCGCCGAGACGAACCGGCAGACTTATTCGCAGGTCCTCGCCCGTCTGAACGACGCCACGATGAGCGCGCAGCTCAGCGGTGCGAACTTCAAGATTTCCGAGATGGCCCGTCCGCCCGCTGCGCCCTTCTCCCCGAACTTGCGGCGCACGCTGATGCTCACCGCCATGCTCGGGCTCGCGATCTTCTTCGGCTACCCGTTCACCGTGGAGCTGTTCTTCGGGCGCATCCGGAGCGTCACGGACGTCGAGCACTTCCTCGGCGTCGACGTGCTCGGCGAAATCGGCTCGGTGCGGCCCGGCGATGATGGCGAACGCGCCCAGCTCGTGCGCGCCGAGCAGAACGAGGCCGCGACCGAGCAGTTCCGCGCGCTCTACAGCCAGCTCATGCTCTCGTCGCGCATCGATCCGCCGAAGACGCTGCTCGTCACGAGCACGCTGCCGGGCGAGGGCAAGAGCTTCATCGCGGCCAATCTCGCGCAGTTGTTCGTCGCGCACGGCCGGCGCGTGCTGCTCATCGACGGCGATTTTCGCCGTCCGGTGCAGCATCGGAATTTTTCGCTCCCGAACAACGCCGGCACGCTCGCCTGGTTGGGCCAGAATCGCCCGGTCGGTCCGGAAATGCTGCGCGACGCCGCCCTCGGCATCGCCGAGGTCGCGCCCGGCCTGCATCTGCTGCGGACGGGCGGCAGCAGTCGCAAGGCCACGGAACTGCTCTCCGCCGAGTTGCTCCCGCGGCTGATCGAGGAACTCCAGCGGCACTACGACGTCCTGATCATCGACACGCCTCCAGCCGGCGTCTTCCCCGATGCGGTCGCGTTCACCAAGCTCTGTCACGAACTGGTGTTCGTGTGCCGTTTCAACACCGTGAGCCGCCAAGCGGTGCGCGGCGTGCTCGCGCGCTTCCGGCAGGCCGGCATCGAGGTGCCCGGCGTGGTGCTGAACGCCATGCCAACCGGCTTCGGCGGGGCGGCGTATTATTACGGCTACGGCTACCACCAGGCAAAGCGTTACGCCAAGGCCTACTCCAAGAAAGACGACGAGAGCGCCTGA
- a CDS encoding polysaccharide export protein, translating to MAIFRRVFRSALWRSLLLGATALVLSGLLRAAESATNSNYRLFARDLVQIAVQGEPDVAVQRRIDATGEIPVPLLGAVKVAGLTVAQAQAEIRRRYIAEEIFIRPEVFVSVVEYSPKEVLVLGQVNKQGKLALSPESAAMPIIEAITGAGGFTRIAKSDGVRVTRKDDAGAERVFTVDVERMLAGRGGDPFQLQPGDVVFVPERVF from the coding sequence ATGGCCATTTTCAGGCGCGTTTTCCGCTCCGCCCTCTGGCGGAGCCTGCTGCTCGGCGCCACGGCGCTGGTCCTGTCCGGCCTGTTGCGCGCCGCGGAATCCGCGACGAATAGCAACTACCGCCTCTTTGCGCGCGACCTCGTGCAGATCGCAGTGCAAGGCGAGCCTGATGTCGCCGTCCAGCGGCGCATCGACGCCACGGGCGAGATTCCCGTGCCGTTGCTCGGCGCGGTGAAAGTGGCCGGACTCACCGTCGCGCAAGCCCAGGCGGAGATCCGCCGGCGCTACATTGCCGAAGAGATTTTCATCCGCCCCGAAGTCTTCGTCAGCGTGGTCGAATACAGCCCCAAGGAAGTGCTCGTGCTCGGGCAGGTCAACAAGCAGGGCAAGCTCGCCCTCTCGCCCGAGTCCGCGGCGATGCCGATCATCGAGGCGATCACTGGCGCCGGCGGCTTCACCCGCATCGCCAAGAGCGACGGCGTGCGCGTCACCCGCAAGGACGATGCCGGTGCCGAGCGGGTGTTCACCGTCGACGTTGAGCGCATGCTCGCCGGCCGCGGCGGCGACCCCTTCCAACTCCAGCCGGGCGACGTGGTGTTCGTGCCCGAGCGCGTATTCTGA
- a CDS encoding outer membrane beta-barrel protein, with translation MSKFVLHHASVACAALIAASLSAAEIGRSRVVSTVGARLDYDSNIFVNNSEVHDWVYSMNGGVRVIHDVSELTTDVGVWANGQIFTDHSDQNSFDPGIDARLAYVPSDKTNIKVGTSWRRSSMANEALNTRAKSADFALNGQWEHLASEKFGARLTGDYTKSDYRTAGYSDLANYSVGVDAIYVYSPKLKALAGVTWGESWTSHRSFNRRNPGGDDTRYTVGFEGELAPKVTGELSVGVQKRSFATASFGDNSSLYLSTRLTWAAAQKTVWNLRASQGLNVTAADQSSKNFDSSLSLTQELAERLSLEGSVGYTRANYSSFGGAGARRDHGANARLRLNYALSESASIDASAGIRDNSSDLATSDYQQFNFGAGFTYRF, from the coding sequence ATGAGCAAATTCGTCCTTCACCACGCTAGTGTCGCTTGCGCGGCGTTGATCGCCGCCAGCCTTTCGGCTGCGGAAATCGGCCGCAGCCGCGTCGTCTCGACGGTCGGGGCGCGCCTCGACTACGACTCGAACATCTTCGTCAACAACAGCGAAGTCCACGACTGGGTTTACTCGATGAATGGCGGCGTGCGCGTGATCCACGACGTCAGCGAGCTGACCACGGATGTCGGCGTGTGGGCGAACGGCCAGATCTTCACGGATCATTCGGATCAGAATTCGTTCGATCCCGGCATCGATGCGCGGCTGGCCTACGTGCCGTCGGATAAGACGAACATCAAGGTCGGCACCAGCTGGCGCCGCTCGTCGATGGCGAACGAGGCGCTCAACACGCGCGCGAAGTCAGCGGACTTCGCGCTGAACGGTCAGTGGGAACATCTCGCCAGCGAGAAGTTCGGCGCCCGTCTCACGGGCGATTACACGAAGAGCGATTACCGCACCGCGGGCTACAGCGACCTTGCGAACTACTCGGTGGGCGTGGATGCGATCTACGTCTACTCGCCCAAGCTCAAGGCGCTCGCCGGCGTGACGTGGGGCGAATCGTGGACGTCGCATCGCTCCTTCAATCGCCGCAATCCCGGTGGCGACGACACACGCTACACCGTCGGCTTCGAAGGTGAACTGGCGCCCAAGGTCACCGGCGAACTCAGCGTCGGTGTCCAGAAGCGCAGCTTCGCCACCGCCAGCTTCGGCGACAACAGCTCGCTCTATCTCTCGACCCGCCTGACGTGGGCCGCCGCGCAAAAGACCGTCTGGAACCTGCGCGCCAGCCAAGGTCTGAACGTGACCGCCGCCGACCAGTCCTCGAAGAATTTCGACTCCTCCCTGTCGCTGACACAGGAGCTGGCCGAGCGCCTCAGCCTCGAAGGCAGCGTCGGCTACACCCGCGCCAACTACAGCTCGTTCGGCGGCGCCGGCGCCCGGCGCGACCACGGTGCGAATGCCCGTCTGCGCTTGAACTACGCGTTGAGCGAGAGCGCGAGCATCGATGCGTCGGCCGGCATCCGCGACAACAGCTCCGACCTTGCCACGTCGGATTACCAGCAATTCAACTTCGGTGCCGGTTTCACGTATCGCTTCTGA
- a CDS encoding ABC transporter ATP-binding protein, producing MDLRTLSTARAYLRDLDTVSAGRLRIAASVLLVSAALEAASLALLASLLHAGGVGSPGSAGPAAGLPRWMLWQLGLGSALALFLGARLALAALRRAQQAVQARLDADFSAALRARFHRAALDADWLFLTRQRTSDLTQAFLEELPRASHCTTHLVGLATTGVVTLVQLLTAFAIAPWFTLGVMAAAAAAALGLRSWQRRQHHLLGQQPAQRAGVAAAVTEHLAGLKIAKSYGRTDAHHGQFRELLGELSRLTVHAQDRAAHMRFWVEITSLATLGIFAAGALLWRPLGLGPLLLLGFIFSRLLAQASQLHSSWQQLAVNLPSYAATEAQRARYLAAAEPPDTAAHRLALTQELRFTRVSFRYAPDRPLALGEIDLVLPARRATALCGRSGAGKSTLADLALGLLQPDAGEVLVDGTSLTGAARHAWRRSIGYVPQETFLFHDTVRANLLWAKPDASPAELAAALHAAAAEEFVARLPHGLDTVIGDRGLRLSGGERQRLALARALLRRPSLLVLDEATSSLDPQNERLVQEALERLHGETTILLIAHRLSTVRAADRIVVLEAGRIAETGTWDELAAREHGAFRALLAADART from the coding sequence GTGGACCTGCGCACCCTTTCCACCGCCCGCGCCTACCTGCGCGACCTCGACACCGTCTCCGCAGGGAGGCTCCGCATCGCCGCGTCCGTGCTGCTCGTCTCCGCCGCGTTGGAAGCCGCATCGCTCGCCTTGCTGGCGTCGCTCCTCCATGCCGGCGGCGTCGGCTCGCCCGGCAGCGCCGGACCGGCCGCCGGCCTGCCGCGGTGGATGCTCTGGCAACTCGGCCTCGGCAGCGCGCTCGCGCTGTTCCTCGGCGCCCGCCTTGCGCTGGCCGCACTGCGCCGCGCCCAGCAGGCCGTGCAGGCGCGGCTCGACGCCGATTTCTCCGCCGCGCTCCGCGCCCGTTTCCACCGCGCCGCGCTCGACGCCGACTGGCTGTTCCTCACGCGCCAGCGCACGTCCGACCTCACCCAAGCCTTCCTCGAGGAACTCCCCCGCGCCAGCCACTGCACCACGCACCTGGTGGGCCTCGCGACCACCGGAGTCGTTACGCTCGTCCAACTCCTCACCGCGTTCGCCATCGCGCCATGGTTCACGCTCGGCGTCATGGCCGCCGCCGCGGCTGCCGCCCTCGGGCTCCGCTCCTGGCAACGCCGGCAACACCACCTGCTCGGCCAGCAACCCGCCCAACGCGCCGGCGTCGCCGCCGCCGTCACCGAACATCTCGCCGGCCTGAAAATCGCCAAGAGCTACGGCCGCACCGACGCGCATCACGGGCAATTCCGCGAACTCCTCGGCGAGCTCTCACGCCTCACGGTGCACGCACAGGACCGCGCCGCGCACATGCGCTTCTGGGTCGAGATCACCTCGCTCGCCACGCTCGGCATCTTCGCCGCCGGCGCACTCCTCTGGCGACCGCTCGGGCTCGGCCCGCTGCTGTTGCTCGGATTCATCTTCTCGCGCCTCCTCGCCCAGGCGTCGCAGCTCCACAGCTCGTGGCAACAACTCGCAGTCAACCTCCCGTCCTACGCCGCCACCGAGGCGCAACGTGCGCGCTACCTCGCCGCCGCCGAGCCGCCCGACACCGCGGCCCACCGCCTCGCCCTCACGCAGGAACTCCGCTTCACGCGCGTCTCCTTCCGCTACGCGCCGGACCGACCGCTCGCGCTCGGCGAGATCGACTTGGTTCTCCCCGCGCGCCGCGCCACCGCGCTCTGCGGCCGCTCCGGCGCCGGCAAAAGCACCCTCGCCGACCTCGCCCTCGGCCTGCTCCAACCCGACGCCGGCGAAGTGCTCGTCGATGGCACCTCGCTCACCGGCGCCGCGCGCCACGCCTGGCGCCGCTCCATCGGCTACGTGCCGCAGGAAACCTTTCTCTTCCACGACACCGTCCGCGCGAACCTCCTCTGGGCCAAACCCGACGCCTCGCCTGCCGAACTCGCCGCCGCGCTCCACGCCGCCGCCGCCGAGGAATTCGTCGCACGTCTCCCCCACGGGCTCGACACCGTGATCGGCGATCGCGGCCTGCGCCTCTCCGGCGGCGAACGCCAGCGCCTCGCCCTCGCCCGCGCGCTCCTGCGCCGTCCTTCCCTCCTCGTCCTCGACGAAGCCACCAGCTCGCTCGATCCGCAAAACGAACGCCTCGTCCAGGAAGCCCTCGAGCGCCTCCACGGCGAAACCACGATCCTGCTCATCGCCCACCGCCTCTCCACCGTGCGCGCCGCCGACCGCATCGTCGTCCTCGAAGCCGGCCGCATCGCCGAGACCGGCACCTGGGACGAACTCGCCGCGCGCGAACACGGCGCCTTCCGCGCGTTGCTCGCCGCCGACGCCCGCACATGA
- a CDS encoding nucleotidyltransferase family protein, whose translation MIASPASPAFSPELRLLLTLARGALGRDGAPPDATGVDWRRFVAAVERHRLAPFLLAHAGTVLAAHCPRDVVERVRASAVQSLRRSLAQTAELFRLTDALAAAGISSFTIKGVVLAQQLHGQPAARFSGDLDLVVTPHDAGAADAALQAAGLRRTWPEFPLTPRQLSAFVRAKPDFEYQLAHSDEPLRIELLWRLEGAPADHAVTTVSLAGRDVRTLSLGDHALLLFQHGARHAWFRLFWLVDIARLLERDDLDWAALRLRACAAGSERALRQGVALAVELFGSPIPAALADAPASGRLLAEARRQIVRTPRRNESIVEWMRQLRYRLRLARGASAKWRVLVPHLFTPGNWRVWRLPDRWFWLYYPATPFLWLWRLLRRR comes from the coding sequence ATGATCGCTTCGCCCGCGTCTCCGGCGTTTTCCCCCGAGCTGCGTCTGCTCCTGACGCTGGCGCGCGGCGCCCTCGGACGCGACGGCGCGCCACCTGATGCGACTGGCGTCGACTGGCGTCGCTTCGTTGCCGCGGTCGAGCGACACCGTCTTGCGCCGTTCCTTCTAGCGCATGCTGGCACCGTGCTCGCCGCGCATTGCCCGCGCGACGTCGTGGAGCGCGTGCGCGCCTCCGCCGTCCAATCGCTTCGCCGCTCCCTCGCGCAGACGGCCGAATTGTTCCGGCTCACCGACGCTCTCGCCGCCGCGGGCATATCGTCTTTCACGATCAAGGGCGTCGTTCTCGCCCAACAGCTGCACGGCCAACCGGCCGCGCGTTTCAGCGGCGATCTCGATCTCGTCGTCACGCCGCACGATGCCGGCGCCGCCGACGCGGCGCTGCAAGCCGCCGGACTGCGGCGCACGTGGCCGGAATTCCCCCTGACGCCGCGCCAGCTGAGCGCATTCGTCCGAGCCAAGCCCGATTTCGAATACCAGCTCGCGCACTCCGACGAACCGCTCCGCATCGAACTCCTCTGGCGCTTGGAAGGTGCGCCCGCGGACCACGCGGTCACGACGGTTTCGCTCGCCGGCCGCGACGTGCGCACGCTGTCGCTCGGGGACCATGCGCTGCTGCTTTTCCAACACGGCGCGCGCCACGCGTGGTTCCGCCTCTTCTGGCTCGTGGACATCGCGCGCCTGCTCGAGCGCGACGATCTCGACTGGGCCGCGCTCCGCCTCCGCGCCTGCGCGGCCGGCTCCGAGCGCGCCCTGCGGCAGGGCGTCGCGCTGGCCGTCGAGTTGTTCGGCTCACCCATTCCTGCCGCGCTCGCCGACGCACCGGCCAGCGGTCGGCTGCTCGCCGAGGCGCGCCGACAGATTGTCCGCACGCCGCGCCGCAACGAGTCGATCGTCGAGTGGATGCGTCAACTTCGGTATCGCCTGCGGCTTGCTCGCGGCGCCTCCGCGAAATGGCGTGTGCTCGTTCCGCACTTGTTCACGCCGGGCAACTGGCGGGTGTGGCGGCTGCCCGACCGCTGGTTCTGGCTCTACTACCCGGCCACGCCGTTCCTGTGGCTGTGGCGCTTGTTGCGCCGTCGCTAA
- a CDS encoding class I SAM-dependent methyltransferase: MSLETLKPPLRRFRIYRALRFAWHFATDRVFRRDYLRRLRPARGQFQFRSFTREERYPRIFAFLGERLAARADARVLSFGCATGEEAFSLRRRLPQAFIKGVDVNALDIAVAERRRAAEGAAGERMEFTCAADAAGESADSYDAVLCLAVFQHSALKDEARESCAAFIRFGDFERVLGGLARCLKPGGYLAFRWANFRFEDAACASDFEPVLTLPPGGAPHPRFDRDNRRLAAEPDRQVVWRKRGG, translated from the coding sequence GTGTCGCTCGAAACTCTGAAACCCCCGCTTCGTCGCTTCCGCATTTACCGCGCGCTGCGGTTCGCGTGGCATTTCGCGACGGATCGGGTGTTCCGCCGCGACTACTTGCGGCGGCTGCGGCCGGCGCGCGGACAGTTTCAATTCCGGAGCTTCACCCGCGAAGAGCGGTATCCGCGCATCTTCGCCTTTCTCGGCGAGCGGCTCGCGGCGCGGGCGGACGCGCGCGTGCTGTCGTTCGGTTGCGCGACGGGCGAAGAAGCGTTCTCGCTGCGGCGGCGTTTGCCGCAGGCGTTCATCAAGGGAGTGGACGTGAACGCGCTGGACATCGCGGTGGCGGAACGACGGCGCGCAGCCGAGGGTGCGGCGGGCGAGCGCATGGAGTTCACGTGCGCCGCGGACGCCGCCGGCGAAAGCGCGGACAGCTACGATGCGGTGCTGTGCCTCGCGGTGTTTCAGCATTCCGCGTTGAAGGACGAGGCGCGCGAGAGCTGTGCGGCGTTCATTCGCTTCGGGGATTTCGAGCGCGTGCTCGGCGGGCTGGCGCGTTGCTTGAAACCCGGCGGCTATCTCGCGTTTCGCTGGGCGAATTTCCGTTTCGAGGACGCGGCTTGCGCATCGGATTTCGAGCCGGTGCTGACGTTGCCGCCGGGGGGCGCGCCACATCCGCGCTTCGATCGGGACAATCGCCGGCTCGCCGCGGAGCCGGATCGCCAGGTGGTGTGGCGGAAACGTGGCGGTTAG